From Saccopteryx leptura isolate mSacLep1 chromosome 3, mSacLep1_pri_phased_curated, whole genome shotgun sequence, one genomic window encodes:
- the PUSL1 gene encoding tRNA pseudouridine synthase-like 1 isoform X1, which produces MSSVPAAGSVRARYLVYFQYVGTDFNGVAAVRGAQRAVGVQNYLEEAAEKLKSVLPVKFIISSRTDAGVHALSNAAHLDVQRRSGQPPFSPEVLTEALNTHLRHPAIRVLQAFRVPSDFHARHSATSRTYLYRLATGCPRPDQLSVFERNRCWALRADGLDLAAMQEAAQHLLGTHDFSAFQSAGSPSISSVRTLRRASVSPDSASPFILPEEGRRLRFWNLEFESQSFLYRQVRRMTAILVAVGLGALTPAQVKRILESCDPLGKHQTRVAPAQGLFLKSVLYACLGSTALKSQMIPSQGQGSPGSTP; this is translated from the exons ATGAGCTCGGTCCCGGCCGCGGGCTCGGTGCGGGCGCGCTACCTCGTGTACTTCCAGTACGTGGGCACCGACTTTAA CGGAGTCGCAGCTGTCAGGGGCGCCCAGCGCGCTGTCGGGGTCCAGAACTACTTAGAG GAGGCCGCAGAGAAGCTGAAATCGGTCCTGCCGGTCAAGTTCATCATTTCCAGCCGAACGGATGCTGGGGTTCACGCCCTGAGCAACGCGGCGCACCTGGACGTCCAGCGCCGCTCAGGCCAGCCGCCCTTCTCCCCTGAGGTCCTGACAGAGGCCCTCAACACCCACCTGAGGCACCCCGCTATCCG GGTCCTGCAGGCCTTCCGTGTGCCCAGTGACTTCCATGCCCGCCACTCCGCCACATCCAGGACATACCTGTACCGCCTGGCCACTGGCTGCCCCAGGCCTGACCAACTATCTGTGTTTGAACGAAACCGATGCTGGGCGCTGCGGGCAGA CGGCTTGGACTTGGCTGCCATGCAAGAGGCTGCCCAACACCTCCTGGGGACACATGACTTCAGTGCCTTCCAGTCAGCTGGCAGCCCATCCATTAGCTCAGTACGCACACTGCGCAGAGCCTCTGTGTCTCCCGACTCAGCCAGCCCCTTTATCCTCCCTGAGGAAGGCAG GAGGTTGCGGTTCTGGAACCTGGAATTTGAGAGCCAATCCTTCCTGTACAGGCAG GTGCGGAGGATGACAGCAATTCTGGTGGCTGTGGGGTTGGGGGCTTTGACACCTGCTCAGGTGAAGAGGATTCTCGAGAGCTGCGACCCCCTGGGCAAGCACCAGACACGTGTGGCTCCAGCCCAAGGCTTGTTCCTGAAGTCAGTGCTATATGCATGCCTCG GGTCTACAGCACTGAAGTCACAgatgatccccagtcaaggtcaAGGCAGCCCTGGCTCCACTCCCTAA
- the PUSL1 gene encoding tRNA pseudouridine synthase-like 1 isoform X3 — protein sequence MSSVPAAGSVRARYLVYFQYVGTDFNGVAAVRGAQRAVGVQNYLEEAAEKLKSVLPVKFIISSRTDAGVHALSNAAHLDVQRRSGQPPFSPEVLTEALNTHLRHPAIRVLQAFRVPSDFHARHSATSRTYLYRLATGCPRPDQLSVFERNRCWALRADGLDLAAMQEAAQHLLGTHDFSAFQSAGSPSISSVRTLRRASVSPDSASPFILPEEGRRLRFWNLEFESQSFLYRQGLQH from the exons ATGAGCTCGGTCCCGGCCGCGGGCTCGGTGCGGGCGCGCTACCTCGTGTACTTCCAGTACGTGGGCACCGACTTTAA CGGAGTCGCAGCTGTCAGGGGCGCCCAGCGCGCTGTCGGGGTCCAGAACTACTTAGAG GAGGCCGCAGAGAAGCTGAAATCGGTCCTGCCGGTCAAGTTCATCATTTCCAGCCGAACGGATGCTGGGGTTCACGCCCTGAGCAACGCGGCGCACCTGGACGTCCAGCGCCGCTCAGGCCAGCCGCCCTTCTCCCCTGAGGTCCTGACAGAGGCCCTCAACACCCACCTGAGGCACCCCGCTATCCG GGTCCTGCAGGCCTTCCGTGTGCCCAGTGACTTCCATGCCCGCCACTCCGCCACATCCAGGACATACCTGTACCGCCTGGCCACTGGCTGCCCCAGGCCTGACCAACTATCTGTGTTTGAACGAAACCGATGCTGGGCGCTGCGGGCAGA CGGCTTGGACTTGGCTGCCATGCAAGAGGCTGCCCAACACCTCCTGGGGACACATGACTTCAGTGCCTTCCAGTCAGCTGGCAGCCCATCCATTAGCTCAGTACGCACACTGCGCAGAGCCTCTGTGTCTCCCGACTCAGCCAGCCCCTTTATCCTCCCTGAGGAAGGCAG GAGGTTGCGGTTCTGGAACCTGGAATTTGAGAGCCAATCCTTCCTGTACAGGCAG GGTCTACAGCACTGA
- the PUSL1 gene encoding tRNA pseudouridine synthase-like 1 isoform X2 has product MSSVPAAGSVRARYLVYFQYVGTDFNGVAAVRGAQRAVGVQNYLEEAAEKLKSVLPVKFIISSRTDAGVHALSNAAHLDVQRRSGQPPFSPEVLTEALNTHLRHPAIRVLQAFRVPSDFHARHSATSRTYLYRLATGCPRPDQLSVFERNRCWALRADGLDLAAMQEAAQHLLGTHDFSAFQSAGSPSISSVRTLRRASVSPDSASPFILPEEGRRLRFWNLEFESQSFLYRQVRRMTAILVAVGLGALTPAQVKRILESCDPLGKHQTRVAPAQGLFLKSVLYACLGS; this is encoded by the exons ATGAGCTCGGTCCCGGCCGCGGGCTCGGTGCGGGCGCGCTACCTCGTGTACTTCCAGTACGTGGGCACCGACTTTAA CGGAGTCGCAGCTGTCAGGGGCGCCCAGCGCGCTGTCGGGGTCCAGAACTACTTAGAG GAGGCCGCAGAGAAGCTGAAATCGGTCCTGCCGGTCAAGTTCATCATTTCCAGCCGAACGGATGCTGGGGTTCACGCCCTGAGCAACGCGGCGCACCTGGACGTCCAGCGCCGCTCAGGCCAGCCGCCCTTCTCCCCTGAGGTCCTGACAGAGGCCCTCAACACCCACCTGAGGCACCCCGCTATCCG GGTCCTGCAGGCCTTCCGTGTGCCCAGTGACTTCCATGCCCGCCACTCCGCCACATCCAGGACATACCTGTACCGCCTGGCCACTGGCTGCCCCAGGCCTGACCAACTATCTGTGTTTGAACGAAACCGATGCTGGGCGCTGCGGGCAGA CGGCTTGGACTTGGCTGCCATGCAAGAGGCTGCCCAACACCTCCTGGGGACACATGACTTCAGTGCCTTCCAGTCAGCTGGCAGCCCATCCATTAGCTCAGTACGCACACTGCGCAGAGCCTCTGTGTCTCCCGACTCAGCCAGCCCCTTTATCCTCCCTGAGGAAGGCAG GAGGTTGCGGTTCTGGAACCTGGAATTTGAGAGCCAATCCTTCCTGTACAGGCAG GTGCGGAGGATGACAGCAATTCTGGTGGCTGTGGGGTTGGGGGCTTTGACACCTGCTCAGGTGAAGAGGATTCTCGAGAGCTGCGACCCCCTGGGCAAGCACCAGACACGTGTGGCTCCAGCCCAAGGCTTGTTCCTGAAGTCAGTGCTATATGCATGCCTCG gcaGCTAA